The Corynebacterium occultum sequence TACTTCCGTTTCCCCTTCCTCTCCTGGGCCGGCATGGTGGCGATCGGCATCTACTGGTTTGATGTCCGCCCCCACCTGCGCAGCATTCTGAGTGGAAACAGCGGCTGGTAGCTCTTGAACCCCCATCTCCATCTGGCGCTGCTCGCGCCGGAGAACTCGCCTGCCGAGGTGGCCGCCGGGATCCGGGAGGTCCTCGAACGCGGCCTCGGTGGTCTGGTGGTCAGCCCCTCCCTGCTGGGTTCAGCCCAGACCGCGGCAACTCAGGGGGTGCTGCTGGGTACCGTCGCAGGCTTCCCCAGCGGCAAGCACCACACCCTCATCAAGGCCTCGGAGGCCCGCCTGGCGGTCCAGTACGGGGCTGGGGAGGTGGCGGTGGTACTCGACCCGGTCACTGCCCGCACGGACCGGAACGCGGTGCTCTCTGAACTGATCGCCCTACGCGAGGCAGTGCCGCACCCCGCCCGGTTGGCGGTGATCCTGGAACCCTCTCTGCTCGAGGATGGCGCGCTCCAGGCCCTGGTCGGCACCATCCGGATGGCTGGCGCGGACCGCATCATCGCCGCCACCGGGCAACATCACCTCGGTGGGGCGGATCCCGCCGATGTGGAGGTGATCGCCGCGGAACTGGTCGACTTCGCCACCAGCCACCCCGGGCAACCGATCCCGGGGCTGAGTGCGATCACCGATGAACCCACCCCGGAGATGGTGGCGGAACTCCTGGCAGCTGGGGCGGACCGCGTGCTGGTCTCAGACCTCTCGCAGTTCCCGGCCTGAGTTCTCTGCGGGGCTCGCCCCCAAGGGTTGCCCCCGGTGGGATCCCCAGGCTGGCTTGGTGAAAACTACTCCGGAAATAGCGGACTCCGGGCCATGCTCAGTGTGAGCCTGGCCCGGAGTCTTTTCAATGGCCGCTGAACGGCGTTAGAAGGGTCTTTTAAGGGGTTGTGGCCGCCGAATCGGAGTTGAGTGCGGCGGACTCCCCAATTTCTCTCAGGGGCAGGTTCTCCCCGCGGATGCTCAGCTGGATACCGCCATCGATGACCCCGAACTCGGTGATCTCCATGTCGCCTGTGGCATCCTGCATGTTCTGCTCCAGGGCAGTGGTGATCATCTCACTGACCTCGGCCGGCAGATCAAAACCGAAGAGGCTGGCATTGGTGGCCTGGAAGAGCAGCTCTCCTGCTTCCACCCGGGGCGTCAGCGAGAGCACTGCGGCACCATTGGTGAACTCCACGTCGATGACATTGCCCTCCGGGCGGGAGGTGATGCCGGTGACCTTGATCAGTTCCTGCAGGAAAGCGGCACCGAAACCGGTGTCCTGGCTGGTGCCCTGGGCATCGGCGGTGCTGCGCTGGATCATCGCCAGGATCATCTCATCCGGGATTTCGGTGGTGGTGAGCATTTCCCCGGCCACCGGGTTATTGGGGTCGGAGATGTCCAGGTTGACCATGTTGACCGTGGCGGCGGGGGAGCCGAGCACCTCAGGAATGGAGGTCGGCCCATCCGGGTAGTTGATCTGCAGGGTGGAGGGGGTCGTCATGTCCATCTCGCCGATATTGCCGCCGAGGACGGAGAACACCAGAGGGCTCGCCCCGAAGGAGACACTCGGCTTCTCCTCCAGGGTGATGCCCTGTTCCTGAGCCTGGTCCTCGAAAGTGGAGCGCAGCTGGTTCCCGATGAACCAGCGCAACCCCAGCTCCGCGATGACCAGCAGGATCAGGATGAGAACCAGAATGCCGACCAGGATCTGCCAGATTTTCGTACCAGTTGATTTAGCCACGGCATCAAGTGTCTCCCATCAACCGCCCCGCCCGCCACTGCGCCCCGCCAAATGACAGGAACTTTTCAACAAGGGGAGGTGGAAACCGGGGGGAGGGGAGCCGAAACACGGTGATCCAGGATATCCATCGTGGGAGGAAGTGCCTCAGGGGGCGACGGTCTCCCAGGGGACGGTCAGCAGGCTGTCGCGCACCCTGCGGCGGATCGGGGCCATCGTCAAGCCCTCCTGGGCGAGCAACTCCCGGGTCTGACGCCAACGCACCCGCGGACCATAGGGCTGCCAACCGGCGCTGCGTTCCCAGGCATTGTCCAGGGTGGTGAGCAGACCGTGGATCTTCTCCCCGGGCACATTACGGTGGATGAGCATCTTGGGCAGTCGCTCCGCCAGATCCGAGGGGCGTTCCACCGCCATGGGATCCCAGGCCAGGGTCAGTGAACGGGGGCCAGACTTGTCCAACAACACCCAGGTGGCGCGTCTTCCCAGTTCATCGGAGGTGCCTTCGATGAACATGCCTCCCGGTGCCAGGTTGTCCAAAACCAGGTTCCAGGCGGCGGTGACCTGCTCGACATCATATTGGCGCAGCACATTGAAGGCGCGCACCAGATGGGGGCGGTAGCCGGCGAGCTCGAAACCACCGAGCTCAAACTCCACACCTTCACGGGGTGGGAGGACTCTTTCGGGGTTGATCTCCAGGCCGGTGACCCGGATGTCGGGGCGGAGACGGCGCAGCCAGCGGGCCCACTCCACGGTGGTGGTGAAACTGGCACCGTAACCCACATCCACCGCATGGGGCAGGGGGGATGAACTGAGCATCCCCCTCAGTTCCGGGTGGTGGATACTCCAGCGGTCACTGCGCCTGAGACGGTTGAAGTTGGTGGTCCCGCGGGTGATCACCCCGATGGGGCGCCCCGCCTCCGCGGCAGCGAAGTGGGCGCGCAAATTATGGGCGTGATCAGCCATGACGGGAGATGAGAGAGGGAAGAACTAGAGGTTCTCGGAGATCCACTTCTCGGCCAGCTTGCCTTCATTGTTGAAGAGCTCACCGAGTGCGGTGCCGACCTTCGGCTCGATGGCGGGGCCCATGAAGGGGATGTTCACGGAGACCTCGTTGGAGTAGGCCAGGGTGGTGGTGGTGTCATCGCCGGCGAGAGTGATCTCACCCTTGAAGTCCACCGGGGTGCCCTTGACGTCGGCGACATAGGTGATGTCTGCCTTGCCGTCAGCCAGCGGGCCGACGTTGACCACACGCTTGACCTTCAGCGCCTGGCTGATCATGGCGCGCACTGCCTCGGGGAGGACATCCAGGGGCAGCACCTCGAAGAGGGTGACCTCGGCGCCGCCGTCGACGGCCTTGAATTCATTGACCTCGCCCGGCTCGGGGCTGAGGTTCGCCACATCATATGCCCAGAACTGCTCAGTGCTCAGTGCCTGGTGCACCTTTTCGGCGGACTGGTTGATGGTTACGGTGTTTTCGCTACGGGTTGCCATGCCTGACAGACTACCGTTACCGGTGTGTCGAACTCATCCCAGACCCCAGATCTAGCCCAGCAGCTCACCCAGATCGCTGATGTCAGCATCGACCACGAGATCAGCTTCGCCGAGCTGACCACTCTCCATCTTGGTGGGAGACCGCGTCTGGCGGTGCGCTGTGCCACTCCGGCGGCAGTGGTGGCGGCCCTGCAGCTGCTCGACCGTCGGGGGGTGCCCACCCTGGTGGTGGGTGGTGGTTCCAACCTGCTCATCGCTGATGGGGAGCTGGATCTGGTGGCCGTGATCATCGAATGCGCTGACGTGATGGTGGATGTGGCCACCGGTCTGCTGCGTGCCGAAGCCGGCGCGGTGTGGGATGAGGTGGTGGAACTTTCCGTGGACTCCGGGCTCGGTGGCCTGGAATGTCTCTCCGGAATCCCGGGTTCCGCCGGTGCCACCCCGGTGCAGAACGTGGGGGCCTACGGGGTGGAGATCGCGGATGTGCTCACCCGCGTCCGTCTCTATGACCGCCAGTCCGGGCAGGACCACTGGGTTCCGGTGGCTGACCTGGAACTGGCCTACCGTTACTCCAACCTGAAGTTCACCGGCCGGGCCGTGGTCCTGGAGATCGAACTCCAGCTGCGGGTGGATGGTCTTTCCGCCCCCTTGCGTTTCGGTCAGCTGACCCGCGCCCTGGAACTCAGCGAAACCGGGGAGCATCGCCCCGCCGCGGATGTCCGGGCGGAGGTGCTGCGCCTGCGGCGGAGCAAGGGCATGGTGTTGGAACCGGATGATGTGGACACCTGGTCGGCGGGTTCCTTCTTCACCAACCCGGTGGTGTCGGGAACGCTGGCGGAACAGGTGCGCACC is a genomic window containing:
- a CDS encoding 2-deoxyribose-5-phosphate aldolase is translated as MNPHLHLALLAPENSPAEVAAGIREVLERGLGGLVVSPSLLGSAQTAATQGVLLGTVAGFPSGKHHTLIKASEARLAVQYGAGEVAVVLDPVTARTDRNAVLSELIALREAVPHPARLAVILEPSLLEDGALQALVGTIRMAGADRIIAATGQHHLGGADPADVEVIAAELVDFATSHPGQPIPGLSAITDEPTPEMVAELLAAGADRVLVSDLSQFPA
- a CDS encoding LmeA family phospholipid-binding protein, which gives rise to MAKSTGTKIWQILVGILVLILILLVIAELGLRWFIGNQLRSTFEDQAQEQGITLEEKPSVSFGASPLVFSVLGGNIGEMDMTTPSTLQINYPDGPTSIPEVLGSPAATVNMVNLDISDPNNPVAGEMLTTTEIPDEMILAMIQRSTADAQGTSQDTGFGAAFLQELIKVTGITSRPEGNVIDVEFTNGAAVLSLTPRVEAGELLFQATNASLFGFDLPAEVSEMITTALEQNMQDATGDMEITEFGVIDGGIQLSIRGENLPLREIGESAALNSDSAATTP
- a CDS encoding class I SAM-dependent methyltransferase gives rise to the protein MADHAHNLRAHFAAAEAGRPIGVITRGTTNFNRLRRSDRWSIHHPELRGMLSSSPLPHAVDVGYGASFTTTVEWARWLRRLRPDIRVTGLEINPERVLPPREGVEFELGGFELAGYRPHLVRAFNVLRQYDVEQVTAAWNLVLDNLAPGGMFIEGTSDELGRRATWVLLDKSGPRSLTLAWDPMAVERPSDLAERLPKMLIHRNVPGEKIHGLLTTLDNAWERSAGWQPYGPRVRWRQTRELLAQEGLTMAPIRRRVRDSLLTVPWETVAP
- a CDS encoding DUF2505 domain-containing protein — encoded protein: MATRSENTVTINQSAEKVHQALSTEQFWAYDVANLSPEPGEVNEFKAVDGGAEVTLFEVLPLDVLPEAVRAMISQALKVKRVVNVGPLADGKADITYVADVKGTPVDFKGEITLAGDDTTTTLAYSNEVSVNIPFMGPAIEPKVGTALGELFNNEGKLAEKWISENL
- a CDS encoding UDP-N-acetylmuramate dehydrogenase, translating into MSNSSQTPDLAQQLTQIADVSIDHEISFAELTTLHLGGRPRLAVRCATPAAVVAALQLLDRRGVPTLVVGGGSNLLIADGELDLVAVIIECADVMVDVATGLLRAEAGAVWDEVVELSVDSGLGGLECLSGIPGSAGATPVQNVGAYGVEIADVLTRVRLYDRQSGQDHWVPVADLELAYRYSNLKFTGRAVVLEIELQLRVDGLSAPLRFGQLTRALELSETGEHRPAADVRAEVLRLRRSKGMVLEPDDVDTWSAGSFFTNPVVSGTLAEQVRTQVAAERGAEDAAKMPCFPAGEGTFKLSAAWLIDRAGFERGYPGENAPARLSTKHTLALTNRGSATTAELVDLARTIRDGVQHRFGVQLVPEPVWVGVSLD